In Paralichthys olivaceus isolate ysfri-2021 chromosome 1, ASM2471397v2, whole genome shotgun sequence, the following are encoded in one genomic region:
- the ccne1 gene encoding G1/S-specific cyclin-E1, translating into MRGKREDTEPESAAPSENTVRSRKRKADVAIYLQDLDEEVAEMTRKKQRDCELTCSPGAGYKSPHRWIPTPDQEEDRPVALINAGFPHYIINNVFSTPVHCAPLPALCWASKDVVWSNMLEKDKTYTRDVHVMEKHPHLQPKMRAILLDWLMEVSEVYKLHRETYHLAQDYFDRFMATQRNVFKSTLQLIGITCLFIAAKVEEMYPPKVHQFAYVTDEACTEDEILSMEIIIMKELKWSLSPQTPISWLNVYMQVAYLKDTDDLLIPRYPQATFTQIAELLDLCMLDVRCLEFSNGLLAASALFHFSSLELVENVSALKRVEVEECVRWMVPFAMALRELGGSPMKTYTGIPADDMHNIQTHVSYLTWLDKAYSYQDVDLKCHSSCSVPSGVLTPPLSSEKTDELVRVDPPVLKIRPRMNTASPPRHSPK; encoded by the exons ATGCGAGGAAAACG GGAAGACACAGAACCAGAGTCTGCTGCTCCCAGTGAAAACACAGTCCGATCGAGGAAGAGGAAGGCAGATGTGGCTATA TATTTACAGGATCTGGATGAGGAGGTAGCAGAAATGACGAGGAAGAAGCAGCGTGACTGTGAG CTGACCTGCAGTCCAGGTGCTGGTTACAAAAGTCCACACAGGTGGATCCCAACACCTGATCAGGAAGAAGACCGACCTGTTGCTCTTATAAACGCGGGCTTCCCCCACTACATCATCAACAACGTATTTTCAACCCCCGTGCATTGTGCCCCACTCCCTGCACTGTG CTGGGCCAGTAAGGATGTGGTGTGGAGCAACATGTTGGAGAAGGATAAGACCTACACCAGAGACGTCCACGTGATGGAGAAGCATCCTCATCTGCAGCCTAAGATGAGAGCTATTCTCCTGGACTGGCTCATGGAG gTGAGCGAGGTGTACAAACTGCACAGGGAGACATACCACCTGGCTCAGGACTACTTTGATCGCTTCATGGCCACGCAGAGAAACGTCTTCAAATCAACGCTGCAGCTCATAGGCATCACCTGTCTCTTCATCGCTGCCAAAGTAGAG GAAATGTATCCTCCCAAGGTCCACCAGTTTGCCTATGTTACAGACGAGGCCTGCACTGAAGATGAGATTCTCAGTATGGAAATCATTATTATGAAG GAGCTGAAGTGGAGTTTGAGCCCGCAGACTCCCATCTCCTGGCTCAATGTGTACATGCAGGTGGCTTACCTGAAAGACACGGACGACCTGCTCATCCCCAGATACCCACAGGCCACATTCACACAGATAGCAGAG TTGTTGGACCTTTGTATGCTTGATGTGCGCTGCCTTGAGTTTTCCAATGGCCTCCTTGCTGCGTCCGCTCTGTTTCACTTCTCCTCTCTGGAGCTGGTGGAAAACGTTtcag CTTTGAagagggtggaggtggaggagtgtgtgaggtgGATGGTTCCATTTGCCATGGCACTGCGGGAGCTGGGCGGGTCGCCTATGAAAACGTACACAGGAATCCCTGCTGATGACATGCACAACATCCAGACCCATGTTTCTTATCTCACATGGCTG GACAAGGCCTACTCTTACCAGGATGTGGACTTGAAGTGTCACAGCAGCTGTTCAGTCCCTTCAGGTGTCCTGACTCCACCCCTGAGCAGTGAGAAGACTGACGAGCTGGTCCGAGTGGATCCCCCTGTCCTGAAAATTAGACCGAGGATGAATACTGCATCTCCACCGCGACATTCTCCAAAGTAG